A genomic stretch from Leptotrichia sp. HSP-536 includes:
- a CDS encoding GNAT family N-acetyltransferase, whose amino-acid sequence MNIRKAKMNDLDEITAIEAECFPASEAATRKSFEGRLAVYRDYFWILEEKGKDGNKKIVSFVNGMVTDSPNLEDEMYENPNLHNEKGNWQMIFGVNTLPEYRRRGYAEKLINELIFEAKSNGRKGVVLTCKDKLVPYYSKFGFESEGVSESTHGGAVWYEMRLRF is encoded by the coding sequence ATGAATATTAGAAAAGCAAAAATGAACGATTTAGACGAAATAACAGCAATAGAAGCAGAATGTTTTCCAGCAAGTGAAGCTGCAACTAGGAAATCTTTTGAAGGAAGATTAGCTGTTTATCGTGATTATTTCTGGATTCTTGAAGAAAAAGGGAAAGATGGAAATAAAAAAATTGTGAGTTTTGTGAATGGAATGGTGACAGATAGTCCTAATTTGGAAGATGAGATGTATGAAAATCCTAATTTACATAACGAAAAAGGAAATTGGCAAATGATTTTTGGAGTAAATACATTGCCTGAATACAGAAGAAGAGGATATGCTGAAAAATTAATCAATGAGCTTATATTTGAGGCAAAAAGCAACGGCAGAAAAGGGGTTGTTCTGACTTGTAAAGATAAACTTGTTCCGTATTATTCAAAATTTGGTTTTGAAAGTGAAGGAGTTTCGGAGTCAACTCACGGCGGTGCTGTCTGGTATGAAATGAGATTGAGATTTTAA
- a CDS encoding YhcH/YjgK/YiaL family protein, whose protein sequence is MIYTNLKDTLQNKNVAKKVQECIEYTNENLEELKKFDGGAYDIVLGIKMHVNTYETGTEEDKIMETHLKNLDVQIMLCGEEYVAFNTSNNMKVEKTEEEKDLVIYSGNVLFNVLLKERDVLILYPNDVHMPGLKVKESKKIKKLVFKVPLNEL, encoded by the coding sequence ATGATATATACGAATTTAAAAGATACTTTGCAAAATAAAAATGTTGCTAAAAAAGTTCAGGAATGCATTGAATATACAAATGAAAATTTGGAGGAACTAAAAAAATTTGATGGCGGAGCGTATGATATTGTGCTGGGGATAAAAATGCACGTAAATACTTACGAAACAGGAACAGAAGAAGATAAAATTATGGAAACTCATTTAAAAAATCTGGATGTGCAAATAATGCTTTGTGGGGAAGAATATGTAGCGTTTAATACTTCAAATAATATGAAAGTTGAGAAAACAGAAGAAGAAAAAGATTTAGTTATTTACTCAGGTAATGTTTTATTTAATGTTCTATTAAAAGAGAGAGATGTTTTAATTTTGTACCCAAATGATGTGCATATGCCAGGATTAAAAGTGAAGGAATCAAAGAAAATAAAAAAACTTGTTTTTAAAGTACCATTAAATGAGCTTTAA
- the uvrC gene encoding excinuclease ABC subunit UvrC, translated as MEEEIRSPIKYKDIPTHPGVYLMKNERGKIIYVGKAKNLQNRVKSYFMNINSHNQKTLELVKNIKDIEFFICKSEVEALILENNLIKKNKPKYNILLKDEKTYPYIKFTKEKFPKVEIVRSTKKLNENAEYFGPYPMGIFFAMKSLIKIFPVRDCNRNMDKIIKPCLKYYMKTCPAPCKYKDIEDEYCTNVKNFKNFLKGHSDKVIEMLESRMKQFSDEMEFERAINEREKLAVLKRMLETQIIEYSKEIDEDVFVFEEKRENVFLCVLNIREGKVINKNHIIISLERSQEENLFERLITSYYEKRNIPKHIICDEHFMESELLIKEWARIEKHKEIKLHFPKINSRRLQLLEMGYLNLREEVDKYYRKRRMVQEGLRNLKNELRLKSLPYRIECFDISNIQGKDAVAAMTVALDGETTPKEYRHFKITVKDTPDDFLMMREALTRRYSKIENDKMPNLILIDGGKGQLGVAVDVLEKLGKIEHTDVIGIAKREEEIFKSYESEPYLFEKTDETLKILQRLRDEAHRFGITHHRKLRSKRNVKSALDDIAGIGPKRKKELIKKFGLIKNIRSATLEELMEIVPENIAISIKENL; from the coding sequence ATGGAAGAAGAAATAAGATCACCGATTAAATATAAGGATATTCCCACTCATCCTGGAGTTTATCTCATGAAAAATGAGCGTGGGAAAATTATTTATGTGGGAAAGGCAAAAAATTTGCAAAATAGGGTAAAATCTTATTTTATGAATATAAATTCGCATAATCAGAAGACGCTGGAATTGGTGAAAAATATTAAGGATATTGAGTTTTTTATCTGTAAATCGGAAGTTGAGGCACTTATTCTGGAAAATAACCTGATAAAGAAGAATAAGCCTAAATACAATATTTTATTAAAAGATGAAAAAACTTATCCATATATAAAGTTTACGAAAGAAAAATTTCCTAAAGTGGAAATTGTGAGAAGTACGAAAAAATTGAATGAAAATGCAGAATATTTTGGACCTTATCCAATGGGAATATTTTTTGCAATGAAATCGCTTATCAAAATATTTCCAGTGCGGGACTGCAACCGAAATATGGACAAAATTATAAAACCTTGTCTGAAATATTATATGAAGACTTGTCCAGCTCCTTGTAAATACAAGGATATTGAAGATGAGTACTGCACAAACGTAAAAAACTTCAAGAATTTTTTGAAAGGACATTCTGACAAGGTTATCGAAATGCTGGAAAGCCGAATGAAGCAGTTTAGCGATGAAATGGAATTTGAGCGTGCAATTAACGAACGTGAAAAGCTGGCTGTGCTGAAAAGAATGCTGGAAACACAGATTATTGAATACAGCAAGGAAATTGACGAAGATGTGTTTGTATTTGAAGAAAAAAGGGAAAATGTGTTTTTGTGCGTGCTGAACATTCGGGAAGGAAAAGTAATTAATAAAAATCATATAATAATTTCACTTGAGAGAAGTCAGGAGGAAAACCTGTTTGAGCGGTTAATTACTTCGTATTATGAAAAAAGAAATATTCCAAAGCATATTATTTGTGATGAACATTTTATGGAAAGTGAACTTTTGATAAAGGAATGGGCAAGAATTGAAAAACATAAGGAAATAAAACTTCATTTTCCAAAGATAAATAGCCGAAGGTTACAGCTTCTGGAAATGGGATATTTGAACTTGCGTGAAGAAGTTGATAAATATTACAGAAAACGGCGAATGGTTCAGGAAGGATTGCGTAACTTAAAAAACGAATTACGCTTAAAAAGTTTGCCTTACAGAATTGAATGTTTTGATATTTCAAATATTCAGGGGAAAGATGCAGTTGCAGCAATGACAGTGGCACTTGATGGAGAAACAACACCGAAGGAATACAGGCATTTTAAGATTACTGTAAAAGATACGCCAGATGACTTCTTAATGATGAGGGAAGCGTTGACACGAAGATATTCCAAAATAGAAAATGATAAAATGCCTAATCTGATTCTAATTGACGGTGGAAAAGGGCAGCTTGGAGTGGCTGTGGATGTGCTGGAAAAACTTGGGAAAATAGAGCATACCGATGTGATTGGAATTGCAAAAAGGGAAGAGGAAATTTTTAAAAGTTATGAAAGTGAGCCGTATTTGTTTGAAAAAACAGATGAAACATTGAAGATTTTGCAAAGATTGCGGGATGAAGCCCACAGATTTGGAATTACACATCATAGAAAATTAAGAAGTAAACGGAATGTCAAAAGTGCATTGGATGACATTGCAGGAATTGGACCAAAACGTAAAAAGGAATTAATAAAAAAATTTGGATTGATAAAAAATATACGAAGTGCGACGTTGGAAGAACTGATGGAAATTGTGCCAGAAAATATTGCAATTTCAATAAAAGAGAATTTATAA
- a CDS encoding amidohydrolase family protein, which produces MKKIDAHAHIVKAVAGFNKKGRMTPLGNGKVIWDDGDVTQLFPEGYGDTEFTAESFLRLMDENGIEKSVLLQGHLHGYQNYYTYLAIKKYPERFIGAFSVDPYAKEALEIAQRYVEVLGFRAIKFEISEDGGIHGYRNTNPFRLDADPFVTRLFNYLANYPGFVVTVDYGNWDQISHQPQAIANLAKLYPNIDFVVCHLSFPHAATPERLKADLSMWKEYPNIYSDLSAIQDIDRPEDYPFPNSYKNVTIAKEILGAKRLIWGTDSPWSATFNTYSELATWLENVDIFTKEELEDVFYNNAQKVYFKPEAVKAIKESVDPAIEGIEINL; this is translated from the coding sequence ATGAAAAAAATAGATGCACATGCACACATTGTAAAAGCAGTTGCTGGATTTAACAAAAAAGGAAGAATGACTCCGCTTGGTAATGGAAAAGTAATTTGGGATGATGGAGATGTGACTCAATTATTCCCTGAAGGTTATGGAGATACAGAGTTTACAGCAGAATCATTTTTGAGATTAATGGATGAAAATGGCATTGAAAAATCTGTACTTTTACAAGGACATTTACATGGATACCAAAATTATTACACTTATCTTGCAATAAAAAAATATCCTGAAAGATTTATTGGAGCATTTTCAGTAGATCCTTACGCTAAGGAAGCTCTTGAAATTGCTCAGAGATATGTGGAAGTCTTGGGATTTAGAGCAATAAAATTTGAAATAAGTGAAGATGGTGGAATTCATGGATATAGAAACACAAATCCATTTAGACTTGATGCAGATCCATTTGTGACAAGATTATTTAACTATTTGGCAAATTATCCTGGATTTGTTGTTACAGTGGACTATGGTAACTGGGATCAAATAAGCCATCAGCCACAAGCAATTGCAAATCTTGCAAAACTTTATCCTAATATTGATTTTGTGGTTTGCCATTTGTCATTCCCGCATGCAGCTACTCCAGAAAGACTGAAAGCTGACCTTAGCATGTGGAAGGAATACCCTAATATATATAGTGATTTATCAGCTATTCAAGATATTGACAGACCTGAAGACTACCCATTTCCAAATTCATACAAAAATGTAACTATAGCAAAAGAAATTTTGGGAGCAAAACGACTTATTTGGGGAACAGATTCACCTTGGTCTGCTACATTTAATACTTATAGTGAATTAGCAACTTGGCTTGAAAATGTAGATATTTTTACAAAGGAAGAATTGGAAGATGTTTTTTACAATAATGCTCAGAAAGTATATTTTAAACCTGAAGCTGTAAAAGCTATAAAAGAATCTGTTGACCCGGCAATTGAAGGAATAGAAATAAATCTTTAA
- the rapZ gene encoding RNase adapter RapZ → MEDEGEKKELVIITGMSGAGKSETMNFFEDREYFCIDNFPISLFQYLNEIFLSNKKRNKVAVAIDIRNQEFIEQFLKQLEFLDKNEIDYEIIYLDARTNVLLSRYELSRRKHPLNLYDTLLENIEAERKIIKDFMLKADLVIDTTKTSVKELQKILEKEFSGKKAKLSVNLTSFGFKNGIPLDLHLMFDLRFLPNPYYIEDLKRKTGNHKDVMDYVMGLEESKEFYKMLLDMLEYLIPKYEKDGKSHLRIGIGCSGGQHRSATFVNMLCKDLSERLEYKITKFHREIGGKTEV, encoded by the coding sequence ATGGAAGATGAAGGAGAAAAAAAAGAGCTTGTTATAATAACAGGAATGAGCGGAGCAGGAAAATCGGAAACAATGAATTTTTTTGAGGACAGGGAATATTTCTGTATTGACAATTTTCCGATAAGCTTGTTTCAGTATCTGAATGAGATATTTTTAAGTAACAAAAAAAGAAATAAAGTTGCGGTTGCAATAGATATAAGAAATCAGGAATTTATAGAACAGTTTTTAAAACAGCTTGAATTTCTAGATAAAAATGAAATAGACTATGAAATCATATATCTCGACGCAAGAACAAATGTACTTCTTAGCAGATATGAGCTTTCCAGAAGAAAACACCCTTTAAATTTATATGATACACTGCTTGAAAATATAGAAGCTGAAAGAAAAATAATCAAGGACTTTATGCTAAAGGCGGATTTGGTTATAGACACGACTAAAACGTCTGTAAAGGAACTTCAGAAAATACTGGAAAAGGAATTTTCAGGGAAAAAAGCAAAATTAAGTGTAAATCTCACTTCTTTTGGATTTAAGAATGGGATACCGCTGGATCTGCATTTGATGTTTGACTTGAGATTTTTGCCAAATCCTTATTACATCGAAGATTTAAAACGTAAAACGGGGAATCATAAAGACGTCATGGATTATGTAATGGGACTTGAAGAAAGCAAGGAGTTTTATAAAATGCTTCTTGATATGCTTGAATATCTGATACCAAAGTATGAAAAGGATGGGAAGTCGCATTTGCGTATAGGAATAGGATGTTCAGGAGGACAGCATAGATCTGCAACTTTTGTAAATATGCTGTGTAAAGATTTGTCCGAGAGGCTGGAATATAAAATAACAAAATTCCATAGGGAAATAGGTGGTAAAACGGAGGTATAA
- a CDS encoding NAD(P)-dependent oxidoreductase, with amino-acid sequence MEKEKVLVTGIVPKEGLTELMEKFDVTYSEEPFTREYVLENLHKYDALLLMGQKADKELIEAGENLKLISLNAVGFDHVDIEFAKSKGIVVSNSPQAVRVPTAEMTFALLLAAAKRLAFYDKIVRDGNWIDPSERKYQGLSLEGATLGVYGFGRIGQTVAKLAQSFGMKVLYHDTFRLSEEKEKELNVKYVEFDELLANSDVITIHAPGLPATKGKFNKEAFKKMKNRSYLVNAARGPIVVEADLVEALKTGEIAGAGLDVFEFEPKVSEELRALDSVIMAPHAGTGTVEGRITLAKEAADNIIEFFAGNTRNVVNP; translated from the coding sequence ATGGAAAAAGAAAAAGTATTAGTAACAGGGATTGTACCAAAAGAAGGACTTACAGAATTAATGGAAAAATTTGATGTGACTTATTCAGAAGAACCTTTCACTAGAGAATATGTGCTGGAAAATCTTCATAAATATGATGCGCTTTTATTGATGGGGCAAAAAGCAGATAAAGAGCTTATAGAAGCTGGAGAAAATTTAAAATTAATTTCTTTAAATGCGGTAGGGTTTGACCATGTTGATATTGAATTTGCAAAAAGTAAAGGAATTGTAGTTTCAAATTCACCACAGGCAGTGAGAGTTCCTACAGCGGAAATGACTTTTGCACTGTTGCTGGCCGCAGCAAAAAGATTGGCATTTTACGATAAAATCGTAAGAGATGGAAATTGGATCGATCCAAGTGAAAGAAAATATCAAGGATTATCGTTGGAAGGAGCAACTTTAGGAGTTTATGGATTTGGAAGAATTGGGCAAACAGTTGCAAAATTAGCTCAAAGTTTTGGCATGAAAGTTTTGTATCACGACACTTTTAGACTTAGTGAAGAGAAGGAAAAAGAATTAAATGTAAAATATGTTGAGTTTGATGAGTTATTGGCAAATTCTGATGTAATAACAATCCATGCGCCTGGATTACCTGCTACAAAAGGTAAATTTAATAAAGAAGCGTTCAAAAAAATGAAAAATAGAAGCTATCTTGTAAATGCCGCTCGTGGTCCAATTGTGGTGGAAGCTGATTTGGTGGAAGCACTGAAAACAGGAGAGATTGCGGGAGCAGGGCTTGATGTGTTTGAGTTTGAACCTAAAGTTTCAGAAGAATTGAGAGCCTTAGACAGTGTGATTATGGCACCTCACGCTGGAACAGGAACTGTTGAAGGAAGAATAACTTTGGCAAAAGAAGCAGCTGACAACATTATTGAATTTTTTGCGGGAAATACAAGAAATGTAGTAAATCCGTAA
- a CDS encoding PTS galactitol transporter subunit IIC: MLKVFSDIFNTLGPAVVVPIMIFIVSVALGVQVKKSIMSGLYAGIGLTGFGWVIGSFAPAVTQLVDQMVKATGLKLEVVDMGWQMGSKLSFSTTIGLSFFVFGLLIEILLFVIGVTRVFVPSNLWNNFGYMIWGAMAYQFTQNFVLSFAFMIFMLLYSLLLSETVADRWSEYYGVKNATINSIHNVESLVPAIILDPLWNLLGLHKSKLNPETLKTKLGVFGEPTMLGAILGLIMGIFGNIKSLGTLTAWGQILGFAVALSAVMTIFPLITGVFAKAFGPLAEAVEKNKKQDASNERETDKRRWFIAVDDGVGFGEPATIIAGVLLIPVMAILSFILPGNKTLPMVDLIAIPFIIEAMIAVTKGNILKTILNGIIWLSLGLYASSFIAPYYTSAAIATKALPAGAALIASFNLTARPLNALIFFAWISGNPIFIGITIIVYLVGLFFLRTKRESIYAYLKKMADKNSGFEGSKEKIFMEQN; this comes from the coding sequence ATGTTAAAAGTATTTAGTGATATATTTAATACGCTGGGACCAGCAGTAGTTGTACCTATAATGATCTTTATAGTAAGTGTAGCACTTGGAGTACAAGTTAAAAAATCTATTATGAGCGGACTTTATGCAGGTATTGGTCTTACAGGATTTGGATGGGTAATAGGAAGTTTTGCACCAGCAGTAACTCAGTTAGTTGATCAAATGGTAAAAGCTACGGGATTGAAGTTGGAAGTGGTGGATATGGGTTGGCAAATGGGTTCTAAACTGTCATTTTCAACAACTATTGGACTTTCATTTTTTGTATTTGGATTATTAATTGAAATCCTGTTATTTGTAATTGGAGTAACTCGTGTGTTTGTCCCGTCAAATTTATGGAATAATTTTGGATATATGATTTGGGGAGCAATGGCTTATCAATTTACTCAGAATTTTGTGTTATCATTTGCGTTTATGATTTTTATGTTACTTTACTCGCTGCTTTTATCAGAAACAGTTGCTGATAGATGGTCTGAATATTATGGAGTCAAAAATGCAACCATTAATTCGATTCATAATGTAGAATCATTAGTTCCAGCGATTATTTTAGATCCCTTGTGGAATTTATTGGGACTTCACAAATCAAAATTAAATCCAGAAACATTAAAGACAAAATTGGGAGTTTTTGGAGAACCAACAATGCTTGGAGCAATTTTAGGACTTATTATGGGAATTTTTGGGAATATTAAATCATTAGGAACTTTGACTGCTTGGGGACAAATTTTAGGATTTGCTGTTGCATTATCAGCTGTTATGACAATATTTCCATTGATTACAGGAGTATTTGCAAAAGCGTTTGGACCTCTTGCAGAAGCAGTTGAAAAAAATAAAAAGCAAGATGCTTCAAATGAACGTGAAACTGATAAAAGAAGATGGTTTATTGCAGTTGATGATGGAGTAGGATTTGGAGAACCTGCAACAATTATTGCAGGAGTGTTATTAATTCCTGTTATGGCAATACTGTCATTTATTTTGCCAGGAAATAAGACATTGCCAATGGTTGATTTAATCGCAATTCCTTTTATAATTGAAGCAATGATAGCTGTTACTAAAGGAAATATTTTAAAAACAATATTAAATGGAATAATTTGGCTAAGTTTAGGACTTTATGCAAGTAGTTTTATAGCACCGTATTATACAAGTGCGGCAATTGCAACAAAAGCTTTACCTGCAGGGGCAGCATTAATAGCAAGTTTTAATTTGACAGCCAGACCATTAAATGCACTAATTTTCTTTGCTTGGATTTCAGGAAATCCTATATTTATTGGAATTACAATAATTGTATACCTAGTGGGATTATTCTTCTTAAGAACAAAACGGGAAAGCATATATGCTTACTTGAAGAAAATGGCTGATAAGAATAGTGGATTTGAGGGAAGTAAGGAAAAAATATTTATGGAACAAAATTAA
- a CDS encoding FGGY-family carbohydrate kinase translates to MKYFLSVDYGGTNTKAIIFNENGDEIGVSSFHTMRKEIKPGYREVDLKETSDAIYDSIKKALKKSNLTGKDITAVACVGHGKGLYVLDKNRKEFINGILSTDGRAGELANKFENEIKKLWNKTRQHVFGVQSPVLLHWLKENEPQSYNNIGAILSAKDYVRFKLTGKVNQEYGDASGNHWINFETGTYDDEILEFFGIPEMKEALPPLVDYKEIVGGITKEVSEITGLLEGTPVVGGLFDIDACAIGSGVLDSSAFSVIAGTWNINTYPSKIPAGYESGQMNSYFPNRDFLVEESSPTSAGNLDIILKMLMSEEMSSLKETESIYTGLEVFLKDTTASYSKVIFLPFLYGSNTHTEAPSCFLGLTATTTKLEMIRSVYEGIVFSHKQHLDKLEKSLGKRPQVIRISGGGTNSKQWCQIFSDILNIPVETLQGSELGGLGGAIASQQAITGDSLEDAVKKMVRIKDRYEPDQEEHKKYIKKYEVYQEILKSMDTTFHSLKKLNEEL, encoded by the coding sequence ATGAAATATTTTTTGAGTGTAGATTACGGGGGAACAAATACGAAAGCTATTATTTTTAATGAAAATGGAGATGAAATTGGAGTTTCTTCGTTTCATACAATGAGGAAGGAAATAAAACCAGGTTACAGGGAAGTTGATTTAAAAGAAACTTCAGATGCAATTTATGATTCAATAAAAAAAGCTTTAAAAAAATCAAATTTGACAGGGAAAGACATTACTGCAGTTGCTTGTGTCGGTCATGGAAAAGGACTTTATGTGCTGGATAAGAATCGCAAGGAATTTATAAACGGTATTTTATCCACAGATGGAAGAGCAGGAGAGCTGGCAAATAAATTTGAAAATGAAATAAAAAAATTGTGGAATAAGACAAGGCAGCATGTTTTTGGAGTTCAAAGTCCAGTATTGCTGCATTGGTTAAAAGAAAATGAACCCCAATCCTACAATAATATAGGAGCAATTTTATCAGCAAAAGACTACGTGCGTTTTAAACTCACTGGAAAAGTGAATCAGGAATATGGAGATGCTTCAGGAAATCATTGGATTAATTTTGAAACAGGAACTTATGATGATGAAATTCTAGAATTTTTTGGAATACCTGAAATGAAAGAGGCATTGCCGCCATTGGTTGATTACAAGGAAATTGTCGGAGGAATTACAAAAGAGGTTTCTGAAATTACAGGACTTCTGGAAGGTACGCCTGTTGTTGGAGGACTGTTTGATATTGATGCCTGCGCGATAGGCTCGGGAGTTCTGGACAGTTCTGCATTTAGCGTTATTGCGGGAACTTGGAATATAAACACTTATCCGTCAAAAATACCTGCAGGCTATGAAAGTGGTCAAATGAACTCGTATTTTCCAAACAGGGATTTTTTAGTAGAAGAGTCAAGCCCGACTTCTGCTGGAAATTTAGATATTATTTTAAAGATGCTAATGTCGGAAGAAATGTCCAGTTTAAAAGAAACTGAGAGTATTTACACAGGACTTGAAGTTTTTTTAAAGGATACGACAGCTTCTTACAGTAAAGTTATATTTTTACCATTCCTGTATGGAAGTAATACTCACACTGAAGCTCCATCATGCTTTTTAGGACTTACAGCGACAACTACAAAATTGGAAATGATTCGATCTGTTTATGAAGGAATCGTATTTTCTCATAAGCAGCATTTGGATAAATTGGAGAAAAGTTTAGGGAAAAGACCTCAAGTAATCCGTATTTCAGGTGGTGGAACTAACTCAAAGCAATGGTGTCAGATTTTTTCAGATATTTTGAATATTCCAGTTGAAACTTTGCAAGGAAGTGAATTAGGGGGACTTGGTGGAGCGATTGCAAGTCAGCAAGCTATAACAGGAGATTCATTAGAAGACGCTGTAAAAAAAATGGTCAGAATAAAAGATAGATACGAACCAGATCAGGAAGAACATAAAAAATATATAAAAAAATACGAAGTGTATCAGGAAATTTTGAAAAGCATGGATACAACTTTCCATAGCTTAAAAAAATTAAATGAAGAGCTATAA
- the adhP gene encoding alcohol dehydrogenase AdhP, producing MKAVVVNQEGTGIEVVEKELRGLKAGEALVDVEYCGVCHTDLHVAQGDFGKVPGRVLGHEGIGIVREVADGVTSLKPGDRVSIAWFFEGCGRCEYCINGQETLCRDVINAGYSADGEMAEQCIVTADYAVKVPEGLDPAQASSITCAGVTTYKAIKVGKPQPGQWVVIYGAGGLGNLAVQYAKKVFNTHVIAVDINDDKLALAKEVGADYIINGAKEDPVAKIKELSGLGAHIAVVTAVSKVAFNQGIDSVRAAGKVVAVGLPSGTMDLPIVKTVLDGIEVIGSLVGTREDLREAFQFGAEGLIVPVVQTRNIDEAPEIFKEMEEGTIQGRMVIDMKHSCGCGHKH from the coding sequence ATAAAAGCAGTAGTAGTTAATCAAGAAGGAACTGGTATTGAAGTTGTAGAAAAAGAATTAAGAGGGTTAAAAGCGGGAGAAGCGTTAGTTGATGTGGAATATTGCGGTGTTTGCCATACTGATTTGCACGTAGCTCAGGGGGATTTTGGAAAAGTTCCCGGAAGAGTTTTGGGACATGAAGGAATTGGAATTGTAAGAGAAGTTGCAGACGGTGTAACATCTTTGAAACCTGGAGATAGAGTAAGTATTGCTTGGTTCTTTGAAGGATGCGGAAGATGTGAATACTGTATCAATGGACAAGAAACTTTGTGTAGAGATGTAATAAATGCAGGATATTCTGCTGATGGAGAAATGGCTGAACAATGTATCGTTACAGCTGATTATGCAGTAAAAGTTCCAGAAGGATTGGATCCAGCTCAAGCCAGCAGTATCACTTGTGCAGGAGTTACAACTTATAAGGCAATAAAAGTTGGAAAACCTCAACCAGGACAATGGGTAGTAATTTACGGTGCTGGAGGATTAGGAAACTTGGCAGTTCAATATGCTAAAAAAGTATTTAATACTCATGTAATCGCTGTTGATATAAACGACGATAAGTTAGCACTTGCTAAAGAAGTTGGAGCTGACTATATAATAAATGGTGCAAAAGAAGATCCTGTTGCAAAAATTAAGGAATTAAGTGGGCTTGGAGCTCATATTGCTGTAGTTACTGCTGTATCAAAAGTTGCATTTAATCAAGGTATTGATTCAGTAAGAGCCGCTGGAAAAGTTGTTGCAGTTGGACTTCCATCAGGAACTATGGACTTGCCAATCGTAAAAACAGTACTAGACGGAATTGAAGTAATCGGATCACTTGTTGGAACAAGGGAAGACTTAAGAGAAGCATTCCAATTTGGAGCAGAAGGATTGATTGTGCCAGTAGTTCAAACAAGAAATATCGACGAAGCTCCTGAAATTTTTAAAGAAATGGAAGAAGGAACAATTCAAGGACGTATGGTTATTGATATGAAACATTCTTGTGGATGTGGACACAAACATTAA